A window from Flavobacterium lindanitolerans encodes these proteins:
- the ykgO gene encoding type B 50S ribosomal protein L36: MKVRASVKKRSAECIIVRRKGRLYVINKKNPRFKQRQG, encoded by the coding sequence ATGAAAGTAAGAGCATCAGTTAAAAAAAGAAGTGCCGAGTGCATCATCGTACGAAGAAAAGGAAGATTGTACGTTATTAATAAAAAGAATCCTAGATTTAAACAAAGACAAGGATAG
- the infA gene encoding translation initiation factor IF-1, whose amino-acid sequence MAKQSAIEQDGSIIEALSNAMFRVELENGHIVIAHISGKMRMHYIKLLPGDKVKLEMSPYDLSKARITYRY is encoded by the coding sequence ATGGCAAAACAATCAGCAATAGAACAAGACGGATCCATCATCGAAGCATTATCAAATGCGATGTTCCGTGTAGAGTTAGAAAATGGACATATTGTAATAGCTCACATCTCTGGGAAAATGCGTATGCATTACATCAAATTATTGCCTGGCGATAAAGTGAAGCTGGAAATGAGCCCTTACGATTTGTCAAAAGCAAGAATTACTTATAGATACTAA
- the eno gene encoding phosphopyruvate hydratase: MSRIIKIHARQILDSRGNPTIEVDVVTEHGILGRAAVPSGASTGEHEAVELRDGGKAFMGKGVMKAVENVNIKIAEELLGNSVFEQNLIDQRMIELDGTPNKSNLGANAILGVSLAVAKAAANELGLPLYRYVGGVSGNTLPVPMMNIINGGSHSDAPIAFQEFMIMPVKAKTFTQAMQMGTEVFHHLKKVLHDRGLSTAVGDEGGFAPNLAGGTEDALDSIKKAVENAGYVFGEDIKIALDCAASEFYVNGNYDYKKFEGETGKVRSSKEQAEYLAELASKYPIISIEDGMQENDWDGWKYLTELIGDKVQLVGDDLFVTNVERLKKGIDKGIANSILVKVNQIGTLTETIAAVNMAHNAGYTSVMSHRSGETEDNTIADLAVALNCGQIKTGSASRSDRMAKYNQLLRIEEELGSTAYFPGEKAFKIK, translated from the coding sequence ATGAGCAGAATTATTAAAATCCACGCAAGACAAATCCTTGATTCCAGAGGAAATCCAACTATTGAAGTTGATGTAGTAACAGAACATGGAATTTTGGGTAGGGCTGCCGTACCGTCAGGAGCTTCAACGGGAGAACATGAGGCCGTAGAACTTCGTGACGGAGGCAAAGCATTTATGGGTAAAGGAGTTATGAAAGCGGTGGAAAATGTAAATATAAAAATTGCCGAAGAATTATTAGGAAATTCTGTTTTCGAGCAAAACCTGATCGATCAGAGAATGATTGAATTGGACGGTACTCCTAATAAGTCAAACCTGGGCGCTAATGCTATTCTTGGGGTTTCTTTGGCGGTTGCCAAAGCAGCTGCAAATGAATTGGGCTTGCCGTTGTATCGTTATGTTGGAGGTGTTTCAGGTAATACGCTTCCGGTTCCTATGATGAATATCATCAATGGAGGTTCGCACTCGGATGCTCCAATCGCTTTTCAGGAATTTATGATTATGCCGGTAAAAGCAAAAACGTTTACACAGGCAATGCAAATGGGAACAGAGGTTTTTCACCACCTGAAAAAAGTATTGCACGATAGAGGATTGAGTACTGCGGTAGGAGATGAAGGTGGTTTTGCTCCAAATTTGGCTGGTGGAACAGAAGACGCATTGGATTCAATTAAAAAGGCAGTTGAAAATGCAGGTTATGTTTTTGGTGAAGATATTAAGATTGCTTTAGATTGTGCTGCCTCAGAATTTTATGTAAACGGAAATTACGATTACAAGAAGTTTGAAGGGGAAACAGGAAAAGTTCGTTCTTCAAAAGAACAGGCAGAATATCTGGCTGAACTGGCATCAAAATATCCAATTATTTCGATTGAAGACGGTATGCAGGAAAACGATTGGGACGGTTGGAAATATCTTACAGAATTAATAGGGGATAAAGTACAGCTTGTAGGAGATGATTTGTTTGTAACCAATGTTGAGCGTCTTAAAAAAGGAATAGACAAGGGAATTGCAAATTCAATTTTAGTAAAAGTAAACCAGATTGGTACGCTAACTGAAACCATTGCTGCAGTAAATATGGCACACAATGCCGGATATACATCAGTAATGTCGCACCGTTCCGGAGAAACAGAAGACAATACAATTGCGGATTTGGCGGTAGCTTTGAACTGTGGACAAATAAAAACAGGTTCGGCATCGCGTTCTGACCGTATGGCAAAATACAATCAATTGCTTCGTATTGAGGAAGAATTAGGAAGTACGGCCTATTTCCCTGGTGAAAAAGCTTTCAAGATTAAATAA
- the rpsM gene encoding 30S ribosomal protein S13 produces the protein MARIAGVDIPKNKRGVIALTYIFGIGKSRAIEILEKAQVSQDTKVQDWNDDEIGAIREAVSYFKIEGELRSEISLNIKRLMDIGCYRGIRHRSGLPLRGQRTKNNSRTRKGKRKTVANKKKATK, from the coding sequence ATGGCAAGAATAGCAGGGGTAGATATACCTAAAAACAAAAGAGGAGTTATCGCTTTAACTTATATCTTCGGGATAGGAAAAAGCAGAGCTATTGAGATTTTAGAAAAAGCTCAAGTTAGCCAGGATACTAAAGTTCAAGATTGGAATGATGATGAAATCGGAGCTATCCGTGAGGCAGTTTCCTACTTCAAAATTGAAGGTGAATTGCGTTCTGAAATTTCATTGAACATCAAACGTTTGATGGATATCGGATGTTATAGAGGAATTCGTCACAGATCTGGTCTTCCATTAAGAGGACAAAGAACTAAAAACAACTCTAGAACTAGAAAAGGTAAAAGAAAAACTGTTGCTAACAAGAAAAAGGCAACTAAATAA
- the carA gene encoding glutamine-hydrolyzing carbamoyl-phosphate synthase small subunit, which yields MKYTTRQKAILLLSDGTIFYGKSIGIEGTTFGEVCFNTGMTGYQEIFTDPSYFGQIMVATNAHIGNYGVNEEDVESDQIMISGLVCKNFSFNYSRANSSGSLEDYFKKQNLICISDVDTRALVSYIRDNGAMNAVISTDGKSIEELKEMLAKVPNMEGLELASKVSTKAPYFVGEETATYRIAALDLGIKKNILRNLAKRDCYIKVFPFDTTYEEMKAFNPDGFFLSNGPGDPDPLFGAIEIAKKILSNDDPVFGICLGHQVLALANGIPTYKMFNGHRGINHPVMNVITGKGEITSQNHGFAVNREALEKHPDLEITHLHINDGTVAGMRMKNKNCFSVQYHPEASPGPHDSSYLFDQFIEKIKSCVAK from the coding sequence ATGAAATACACAACACGACAAAAAGCAATTCTCCTTCTTAGTGATGGAACCATCTTTTACGGGAAATCTATAGGTATAGAAGGAACTACTTTTGGCGAAGTCTGCTTTAATACAGGAATGACAGGCTATCAGGAAATTTTCACAGACCCGTCCTATTTTGGCCAAATTATGGTGGCAACAAATGCCCATATTGGTAATTATGGAGTGAATGAGGAAGATGTAGAATCCGATCAGATTATGATTTCGGGATTAGTCTGCAAAAACTTTTCTTTTAATTATTCGCGTGCCAATTCTTCCGGTAGCCTTGAGGACTACTTTAAGAAGCAGAATTTAATATGCATTTCTGATGTAGATACCAGGGCTCTGGTAAGCTACATTCGGGATAATGGTGCTATGAATGCCGTAATTTCTACCGATGGGAAATCTATTGAAGAATTAAAAGAAATGCTGGCAAAAGTGCCTAATATGGAAGGTTTGGAGCTGGCTTCGAAAGTTTCTACCAAAGCACCTTATTTTGTAGGTGAAGAAACGGCTACATATAGAATTGCAGCTTTGGATTTGGGAATCAAGAAAAATATATTGCGAAATCTTGCCAAAAGAGATTGTTATATAAAAGTTTTCCCTTTTGATACGACCTATGAAGAGATGAAAGCTTTTAATCCTGATGGATTTTTCCTTTCCAATGGTCCTGGTGATCCGGATCCTCTTTTTGGAGCTATAGAAATAGCAAAGAAAATTTTATCCAATGATGATCCTGTGTTTGGAATCTGTCTTGGACATCAGGTTTTGGCTCTTGCTAACGGAATCCCAACCTATAAGATGTTTAACGGCCACAGAGGGATAAACCATCCGGTAATGAATGTTATTACAGGAAAAGGAGAAATAACTTCCCAAAACCATGGATTTGCGGTAAATCGTGAAGCGTTGGAAAAACATCCGGATTTGGAAATAACCCATCTTCATATTAACGACGGAACCGTTGCCGGTATGCGAATGAAAAATAAAAATTGCTTTTCAGTACAGTATCACCCGGAAGCAAGTCCGGGACCGCATGATTCATCTTATTTATTTGATCAGTTTATTGAGAAAATCAAAAGCTGTGTAGCAAAATAA
- the rplQ gene encoding 50S ribosomal protein L17, which produces MRHGKKINHLSRQASHRKAMLSNMACSLIEHKRINTTVAKAKALKQYVEPLITKSKEDTTHNRRIVFSYLKNKYAVTDLFRDVAAKVGDRPGGYTRIIKLGNRLGDNADMAMIELVDFNELYNGGKKEVKKAKSRRGGKSTKKAEETAVEEAPKVETPAAPAAETSTDAAE; this is translated from the coding sequence ATGAGACACGGAAAAAAAATCAATCACTTAAGCAGACAGGCATCGCACAGAAAAGCTATGTTGTCTAATATGGCTTGTTCTCTAATCGAACACAAACGTATTAACACTACTGTTGCTAAAGCTAAAGCGCTTAAACAATATGTTGAGCCTTTGATTACTAAATCAAAAGAAGACACTACTCATAACAGACGTATTGTTTTTTCTTACCTTAAAAATAAGTATGCTGTAACTGACCTTTTCAGAGATGTTGCTGCAAAAGTTGGAGATCGTCCAGGTGGATACACTCGTATCATCAAACTTGGAAATCGTTTAGGAGATAACGCTGATATGGCGATGATCGAACTAGTTGATTTCAACGAACTATACAACGGAGGTAAAAAAGAAGTTAAAAAAGCGAAAAGCCGTCGTGGTGGTAAGTCTACTAAGAAAGCAGAAGAAACTGCTGTCGAAGAGGCTCCAAAAGTTGAAACTCCAGCTGCACCGGCTGCAGAAACTTCTACTGATGCTGCTGAATAA
- the rpsD gene encoding 30S ribosomal protein S4 codes for MARYTGPKTKIARKFGEAIFGDDKAFEKRNYPPGQHGLAKKRGKKSEYAIQLMEKQKAKYSYGILEKQFRNLFEKASATKGVTGEVLLQLCEARLDNVVFRMGIAPSRRAARQIVSHRHITVNGEVVNIPSYHLKPGDKVAVREKSKSLEAIERSLSNSSHVYEWITWNNDLKEGTFVSVPARLQIPENIKEQLIVELYNK; via the coding sequence ATGGCAAGATATACTGGTCCAAAAACTAAAATTGCTCGTAAATTCGGCGAGGCAATCTTCGGAGATGACAAAGCCTTCGAAAAAAGAAATTATCCACCGGGACAACACGGATTGGCTAAAAAAAGAGGTAAGAAATCTGAATACGCTATCCAGTTAATGGAAAAGCAAAAAGCTAAGTATTCTTATGGAATCTTGGAAAAACAATTCAGAAACTTATTCGAAAAAGCTTCTGCTACTAAAGGAGTAACAGGTGAAGTTCTTTTACAACTTTGTGAGGCAAGACTTGATAACGTAGTTTTCAGAATGGGAATCGCTCCATCAAGAAGAGCTGCACGTCAAATCGTTTCTCACAGACACATCACTGTTAACGGTGAAGTTGTAAACATCCCTTCATATCACTTGAAACCTGGAGATAAAGTTGCCGTTCGTGAAAAATCTAAATCTTTAGAAGCTATCGAGCGTTCATTATCTAATTCAAGTCACGTTTACGAGTGGATTACTTGGAACAACGACCTTAAAGAAGGTACTTTCGTTTCAGTTCCAGCGAGACTTCAAATCCCAGAAAACATTAAAGAGCAACTAATCGTAGAGTTGTATAACAAATAA
- a CDS encoding T9SS type A sorting domain-containing protein: protein MKKNLFFWALLAFYCHAYAQAPSNDDCANATSLTVNTNLSCTSKTAGTLAGATDSGIEADTGTADDDVWYSFVATATTHKISLLNVEGDDTDLAHEVMSGTCGTLNILSSRDPNTSVVSGLTIGTTYYVRVYSYYDDAVTTTFDICVGTLPALTNDECANAIILTPNSGLTCTSVATGVLAGATDSGVSTETGTADDDVWYRFVATATSHKISLLNIDGNATDLVHEVMDGTCSSLNILSSSDPESSLVSGLTVGNTYYVRVFSYGSSPALTTFDICITTLPELTNDECTTAISLTVNPANTPCASVTPGTLIGATDSGISTNIGTADDDVWYSFVATATSHRIKLIDSSGDNTDLVHEVMDGVCGSLVVLNSSDPDSSLVSGLTIGTTYYVRVFSYGSSPSESTTFNICVSVPPAPPANDECANAIAVQVNTNDSCTLKTAGTLVSATDSNESESSVGNSNDDVWYTFVATSTTHRIKLLNINGDITDLVHEVFQGTCGGQLISLHASDPESSLVTGLTVGTTYYLRVFTYSSAAAESTTFNLCISVPPAAPANDECAGAVALTVNSDFNCTSTTSGTLASATNSGIEADTGTADDDVWYSFVATAATHKITLTNVEGDQTDLVHEVLDGTCAGLTILNSSDNDESTVSGLTVGTTYYVRVFTYGSTASESTTFDICVGTFPPAPANDECAGAIALTVNSDLNCTTVTSGTLVSATDSGIETDTGEADDDVWYSFVATATSHKINLINVEGDETDLVHEVFEGTCGTLSLLYSSDSDSSFATDLTVGTTYYVRVYSYYSDTPESTTFDICIGSQPAPPANDDCTNAIALTVNADASCASTTAGTIAGATDSGESESSVGTADDDVWYTFVATATSHRVTLLNVEGDPSDLVHEVFEGTCGGQLISISISDPDTSVVSGLTVGTTYYLRVFSYNSDEIGSTNFDICVGTTPPPPANDDCANAITLTAATTYAGGAVNSTIAGATDSSLSATIPDPECASYEGSDVWYKVVIPADGKLTIETGNPVGSSVTGFDSGLAIYSGTCDALELIECNDDGGSANYSKINLTGRTAGETVYIRVWEYSNDEEEAFSISAWSPTLSVPGFNNANFKAYPNPVSNILNLSYDQNISDVSIFNLLGQNVVSKTINDTNGTIDMSNLPTGSYLVKVTAEGQTKTIKVMKQ from the coding sequence ATGAAAAAAAATCTATTTTTTTGGGCATTACTTGCCTTCTATTGCCATGCCTATGCACAGGCTCCCAGTAATGATGACTGTGCCAATGCCACTTCGCTAACCGTTAACACTAACTTGTCCTGCACATCAAAAACTGCCGGAACATTAGCAGGCGCTACAGACTCCGGAATCGAAGCAGATACCGGTACTGCCGATGATGATGTGTGGTATAGCTTCGTTGCAACAGCAACAACACACAAAATCAGCCTATTAAATGTAGAAGGTGATGACACCGATTTAGCCCATGAGGTCATGAGCGGAACTTGCGGAACATTAAACATCCTGAGTTCCAGGGATCCTAACACAAGTGTTGTTTCCGGATTGACAATTGGAACTACGTATTATGTAAGGGTTTACAGTTATTATGATGACGCTGTCACAACAACATTTGATATTTGTGTAGGCACTTTACCAGCTTTAACCAATGATGAATGTGCAAATGCTATAATTTTGACGCCTAACTCAGGTTTAACCTGCACTTCTGTCGCTACAGGAGTTTTGGCTGGCGCTACCGATTCTGGCGTTAGCACGGAAACGGGAACTGCAGACGACGATGTATGGTATCGCTTTGTAGCTACAGCAACATCTCATAAAATTTCACTTTTAAACATTGATGGCAACGCAACCGATTTGGTACACGAAGTAATGGATGGCACTTGTAGCTCCTTGAACATATTGAGTTCCAGCGATCCTGAATCTAGTCTTGTTAGCGGCTTAACCGTTGGTAATACCTATTATGTAAGAGTGTTTTCGTATGGATCCAGCCCGGCATTGACTACTTTCGATATTTGTATAACTACTTTACCGGAATTAACCAATGACGAATGTACAACTGCAATTTCCTTGACAGTAAATCCCGCCAATACACCATGTGCTTCTGTAACACCAGGAACACTTATTGGCGCTACAGATTCTGGAATTTCAACGAACATAGGAACTGCTGATGATGACGTGTGGTATAGTTTTGTAGCTACTGCTACTTCCCACAGAATAAAATTAATTGACAGCAGTGGAGATAATACGGATTTGGTTCACGAAGTAATGGACGGTGTTTGTGGTTCATTAGTTGTACTAAATTCAAGCGATCCTGATTCAAGCCTTGTTAGCGGCCTTACTATAGGTACTACTTATTACGTAAGAGTATTCAGTTACGGAAGCAGCCCTTCGGAATCGACAACCTTTAACATCTGTGTAAGCGTTCCTCCGGCTCCACCTGCTAACGACGAATGCGCTAATGCAATAGCTGTTCAAGTAAACACAAACGATTCCTGTACTTTAAAAACCGCAGGAACACTGGTTAGCGCTACTGATTCGAACGAAAGCGAATCAAGTGTTGGTAATTCAAATGATGACGTTTGGTACACATTTGTAGCCACCTCGACAACACACAGAATTAAGCTGTTAAATATTAACGGTGATATTACTGACCTTGTACACGAAGTATTCCAGGGAACTTGTGGTGGCCAGCTTATAAGCTTACACGCAAGCGATCCTGAATCAAGCCTTGTTACCGGACTAACAGTTGGAACTACTTATTACCTTAGAGTATTCACGTACAGTTCTGCTGCCGCCGAATCAACTACTTTTAACCTTTGTATCAGCGTTCCGCCAGCAGCACCAGCTAACGACGAATGTGCCGGAGCCGTTGCTTTGACTGTAAACTCTGATTTCAACTGTACATCAACAACTTCAGGAACATTGGCAAGTGCTACAAATTCCGGAATCGAAGCCGATACAGGAACAGCAGATGATGATGTATGGTATAGCTTTGTCGCTACTGCTGCTACTCACAAAATAACACTTACAAACGTTGAGGGCGACCAGACCGATTTGGTACATGAAGTATTAGACGGCACATGTGCAGGATTAACTATTTTAAACTCAAGTGACAATGACGAAAGCACAGTTTCCGGGCTAACTGTTGGCACTACTTATTATGTAAGGGTATTTACTTACGGAAGTACTGCTTCAGAATCAACGACTTTTGATATTTGTGTAGGAACATTTCCACCGGCTCCAGCGAATGATGAATGTGCTGGTGCTATTGCCTTAACTGTCAACTCTGATCTTAACTGCACAACTGTAACTTCAGGAACATTAGTAAGCGCTACGGATTCCGGAATTGAAACGGATACAGGAGAGGCAGATGATGACGTATGGTACAGCTTTGTAGCTACTGCAACATCTCACAAAATAAATCTTATAAATGTAGAAGGAGACGAAACAGATTTAGTACACGAAGTGTTTGAAGGCACTTGCGGTACATTGTCTTTATTATATTCGAGTGATAGCGATTCTAGTTTCGCTACAGACCTGACTGTTGGCACTACTTATTATGTTAGAGTATACAGTTATTACTCTGATACACCGGAATCAACAACTTTTGACATCTGCATTGGTTCTCAGCCTGCCCCTCCGGCAAATGATGACTGTACGAATGCAATCGCACTTACAGTAAATGCCGACGCATCCTGCGCTTCTACAACAGCAGGTACAATTGCCGGCGCTACGGATTCGGGAGAATCGGAAAGCAGTGTTGGAACAGCAGATGATGATGTTTGGTATACTTTTGTAGCTACGGCAACTTCACATAGAGTAACCCTACTAAACGTAGAAGGAGATCCATCAGACCTTGTTCATGAAGTTTTTGAAGGAACATGTGGAGGACAATTGATAAGCATATCTATCAGCGATCCTGATACAAGTGTGGTTAGCGGATTAACCGTTGGTACTACTTACTATTTAAGAGTATTCAGTTATAATAGTGATGAAATTGGATCTACCAATTTTGATATTTGTGTTGGTACTACACCTCCACCACCTGCAAATGATGATTGTGCAAATGCCATCACTTTGACTGCTGCTACAACATATGCCGGCGGAGCTGTGAATTCAACTATAGCAGGCGCTACAGATTCTTCTCTTTCAGCCACTATTCCGGATCCGGAATGTGCCAGTTATGAGGGCAGTGATGTTTGGTATAAAGTAGTTATTCCTGCAGACGGAAAATTAACTATTGAAACTGGCAATCCTGTCGGGTCAAGCGTTACCGGCTTTGATTCAGGGTTGGCAATTTATTCAGGAACTTGCGATGCTTTAGAATTAATCGAATGCAATGACGATGGTGGAAGCGCAAATTATTCAAAAATCAACCTGACCGGAAGAACAGCAGGAGAAACAGTTTATATCAGAGTATGGGAATACAGTAACGATGAAGAAGAAGCTTTCTCAATCTCTGCCTGGAGTCCGACATTAAGTGTTCCTGGATTCAATAACGCTAATTTCAAAGCTTATCCGAATCCTGTTAGCAATATTTTGAACCTATCTTACGACCAAAACATTTCAGACGTAAGCATCTTTAACTTATTAGGTCAAAATGTGGTTTCCAAAACAATTAATGATACTAATGGTACAATCGACATGTCTAACTTGCCGACTGGATCTTATTTAGTAAAAGTAACTGCAGAGGGACAAACTAAAACCATTAAGGTGATGAAGCAATAA
- a CDS encoding DNA-directed RNA polymerase subunit alpha — protein sequence MAIFNFQKPDKVIMIDSTDFEGKFEFRPLEPGYGLTVGNALRRVLLSALEGYAITSVRIEGVDHEFSTISGVVEDVTEIILNLKQVRFKRQIEDIDNESVSISISGKDQITAGDFQKFISGFQVLNPELVICNLDSKVNLNMELTIEKGRGYVPAEENKKQNAAIGTIFTDSIFTPVKNVKYAIENFRVEQKTDYEKLVFEIKTDGSINPKDALTEAAKVLIHHFMLFSDERITLEADEIAQTESYDEESLHMRQLLKTKLVDMDLSVRALNCLKAAEVDTLGDLVSFNKNDLMKFRNFGKKSLTELDELVAVKNLHFGMDLTKYKLDKE from the coding sequence ATGGCAATATTTAATTTTCAGAAGCCCGATAAAGTTATCATGATCGATTCAACCGATTTCGAAGGTAAGTTTGAATTCAGACCTTTGGAACCTGGTTACGGATTGACTGTTGGTAATGCACTTAGACGAGTCTTGCTTTCCGCTTTAGAAGGATATGCAATAACATCTGTTCGTATCGAAGGTGTAGATCACGAGTTTTCTACAATTTCAGGAGTAGTGGAAGACGTTACAGAAATCATCCTAAATCTTAAACAAGTACGTTTCAAGCGTCAGATTGAAGATATAGACAATGAATCTGTTTCTATCTCAATTTCTGGTAAAGACCAGATTACTGCTGGAGATTTTCAAAAATTTATTTCTGGTTTCCAAGTATTGAACCCGGAATTGGTTATCTGCAACTTAGATAGCAAAGTTAACTTGAATATGGAGTTGACTATTGAAAAAGGTAGAGGATACGTTCCTGCAGAAGAGAATAAAAAACAAAACGCTGCAATCGGTACTATTTTTACGGATTCTATCTTTACACCGGTAAAGAACGTGAAATATGCTATCGAGAACTTCCGTGTTGAGCAAAAAACAGATTACGAAAAACTAGTTTTCGAAATCAAGACTGACGGATCTATCAATCCTAAAGATGCTCTTACTGAAGCTGCTAAAGTTTTGATTCACCATTTCATGCTGTTCTCTGATGAAAGAATAACACTTGAAGCTGATGAAATCGCTCAGACAGAATCTTATGATGAAGAATCATTACACATGAGACAATTGCTTAAAACTAAGCTTGTTGATATGGATTTGTCTGTTAGAGCTTTAAATTGCTTGAAAGCGGCTGAAGTTGATACACTCGGAGATCTAGTATCTTTCAATAAGAATGACTTAATGAAGTTCCGTAATTTCGGTAAAAAATCATTAACTGAGCTTGATGAGCTTGTTGCAGTGAAAAATTTACATTTCGGAATGGATTTAACAAAGTATAAATTAGATAAAGAATAA
- the secY gene encoding preprotein translocase subunit SecY, translating into MKKFIESLSNVWKIEELKNRILVTLGLLLVYRFGAQVTLPGIDATKLHGLTDQTKEGIGWLIDVFTGGAFSQASVFALGIMPYISASIVVQLMGIAVPYLQKLQKDGESGRKKMNQITRWLTIVITLVQAPGYIFNLYRTLPGEAFLSNVNPGLISPFAFQFLSVVILVSGTIFAMWLGEKITDKGIGNGISLLIMVGIIARMPQAFIQEFSTRVTNNNGGPMLLVFEVIIWLLVIVACVLLVMAVRKIPVQYARRTVSGEFEQAGNRQWIPLKLNASGVMPIIFAQAIMFIPAALAGLSSSETATSVSTAFQNIFGWQYNLVFALLIIVFTYFYTAITVPTNKMADDLKRSGGFIPGIKPGAETSEFLDKIMSYITFPGSLFLALIAVFPAIVVTVLNVQPSWALFYGGTSLLIMVGVASDTIQQINSYLLNKHYDGLMKSGKNRKAVA; encoded by the coding sequence ATGAAGAAGTTTATAGAATCGTTAAGCAATGTTTGGAAGATTGAAGAGCTAAAAAACAGAATTTTAGTTACTCTTGGATTGTTATTGGTGTATCGTTTTGGAGCACAAGTAACGCTTCCAGGGATTGATGCGACTAAGTTACATGGACTTACTGATCAAACAAAAGAAGGAATCGGATGGTTAATTGATGTATTTACAGGTGGTGCGTTTTCGCAGGCATCTGTATTTGCATTAGGTATCATGCCATATATCTCTGCATCTATCGTAGTTCAATTGATGGGTATTGCTGTGCCTTACCTTCAAAAGCTACAAAAAGACGGTGAAAGCGGAAGAAAGAAAATGAATCAAATCACGCGTTGGTTGACTATCGTAATTACGTTGGTTCAGGCTCCGGGTTATATTTTCAACCTTTACAGAACTTTACCGGGAGAAGCTTTCCTTTCTAATGTGAACCCAGGATTGATCTCACCTTTTGCATTTCAGTTCTTGTCTGTTGTAATACTTGTTTCAGGTACTATCTTCGCGATGTGGCTTGGAGAAAAAATTACAGATAAAGGAATCGGAAACGGTATATCGTTATTGATTATGGTGGGTATTATTGCGAGAATGCCACAAGCATTCATCCAGGAATTCTCTACCAGAGTAACAAACAATAACGGTGGTCCAATGCTTTTGGTTTTCGAAGTAATAATTTGGTTGCTCGTCATCGTAGCTTGTGTTCTATTAGTTATGGCGGTTCGAAAAATTCCGGTACAGTATGCACGCCGTACGGTATCAGGTGAATTCGAACAGGCAGGAAACAGACAATGGATTCCTCTGAAGCTGAATGCTTCCGGAGTTATGCCAATCATCTTTGCTCAGGCAATTATGTTCATTCCTGCAGCTTTGGCTGGTTTATCTAGCTCAGAAACAGCTACTTCAGTTAGTACGGCTTTCCAGAATATTTTTGGATGGCAGTATAACTTGGTTTTCGCCTTGTTAATCATAGTTTTTACTTACTTTTACACCGCAATTACAGTACCTACAAATAAAATGGCAGATGATTTGAAAAGAAGCGGCGGTTTTATCCCAGGAATCAAACCTGGTGCTGAAACTTCAGAATTCTTAGATAAGATTATGTCTTACATCACATTCCCAGGTTCATTATTCCTTGCTTTGATTGCTGTGTTCCCAGCAATCGTTGTCACTGTTTTGAATGTACAACCATCCTGGGCTTTGTTTTACGGAGGTACATCGTTATTGATTATGGTTGGAGTTGCAAGTGATACTATCCAGCAAATTAATTCTTATTTGTTGAACAAGCATTACGATGGTTTGATGAAAAGTGGTAAAAATAGAAAAGCAGTAGCTTAA
- the rpsK gene encoding 30S ribosomal protein S11 encodes MAKASTKKRKVIVESTGEAHINATFNNIIISLTNKKGEVISWSSAGKMGFRGSKKNTPYAAQMAAEDCSKVALEAGLKKVKVYVKGPGNGRESAIRSIHNGGIEVTEIIDVTPMPHNGCRPPKRRRV; translated from the coding sequence ATGGCTAAGGCAAGTACAAAAAAACGTAAAGTTATCGTTGAATCAACAGGCGAAGCTCATATTAATGCAACTTTTAACAACATCATCATCTCTTTGACTAACAAAAAAGGTGAAGTTATTTCTTGGTCTTCTGCAGGTAAGATGGGATTCAGAGGTTCTAAAAAGAACACTCCGTATGCCGCTCAAATGGCAGCTGAAGATTGCAGCAAAGTAGCGTTAGAAGCTGGACTTAAAAAAGTGAAAGTTTATGTAAAAGGACCAGGTAACGGACGTGAGTCTGCTATCCGTTCTATTCATAACGGCGGAATTGAAGTAACAGAAATCATTGACGTTACTCCAATGCCACACAACGGATGTCGTCCTCCAAAAAGACGTAGAGTTTAA